The following proteins come from a genomic window of Rissa tridactyla isolate bRisTri1 chromosome 25, bRisTri1.patW.cur.20221130, whole genome shotgun sequence:
- the MVB12A gene encoding multivesicular body subunit 12A isoform X1 encodes MGARYHPEGSCPERFRVRRRRGGGGGGGRVCRRLLAAAHAAQNAPANGHSCSPHGPNGCPAAGRGAELRRSREVSGGHGGGGDSAHRRSLGRRARGGPRWLDGDHRYRGGRGGQPGQGLRAQERRVPLREHRRRPGGCGAGGDRRCGTERPEPAAPGLHPRPRVPGASEMGNFAIWCKKGPVLKRSPPPVPKPRSISAGLRHLSLQSSDSDQKSPPARCSIKRAAQHEALYDASNIYGLSAMDGVPFTLHPKFESKLSSGSNAILADLNVKSLADIEKEYNYAFVVERTAAARLPPGVC; translated from the exons ATGGGAGCTCGGTACCATCCCGAGGGCTCGTGCCCCGAGCGCTTCCGCGTTCGTAggcgtcgggggggggggggggggggggggcgggtctgTCGCCGCTTATTGGCTGCCGCGCACGCCGCTCAGAACGCGCCAGCCAATGGCCACAGCTGTAGCCCGCACGGGCCCAATGGTTGCCCAGCAGCGGGCAGGGGGGCGGAGCTCCGCCGCTCCCGGGAAGTAagcggcggccatggcggcggcggagACTCCGCTCACCGGCGTAGCCTGGGCCGCCGCGCCCGAGGCGGTCCCCGCTGGCTGGACGGCG ATCACCGTTACCGTGGAGGGCGCGGCGGCCAACCTGGGCAAGGGCTTCGGGCACAAGAGCGGCGGGTACCTCTGCGTGAGCACCGGCGGAGGCCAG gcggctgcggggccggtgGTGACCGACGTTGTGGTACTGAGCGACcggagcccgcagcccccgggctaCACCCGCGCCCCCGAGTTCCCGGAGCCTC ggaAATGGGTAATTTTGCCATCTGGTGTAAAAAAGGGCCGGTTTTGAAACGCAGCCCCCCACCCGTCCCCAAGCCCCGCAGCATCAGCGCCGGCCTGAGGCACCTCTCGCTCCAGTCCTCGGACTCGGATCAAAA GTCGCCCCCGGCTCGCTGCAGCATCAAGCGCGCGGCTCAGCACGAAGCCCTTTACGACGCCTCCAACATCTACGGCCTCTCGG CGATGGACGGGGTCCCCTTCACGCTGCACCCCAAGTTCGAGAGCAAGCTCAGTTCCGGCAGCAAC gctattCTTGCAGACCTCAACGTTAAATCGCTCGCCGATATCGAGAAAGAG taCAATTACGCTTTCGTAGTGGAACGAACGGCGGCCGCCAGGCTCCCACCCGGCGTTTGTTAG
- the MVB12A gene encoding multivesicular body subunit 12A isoform X2, which yields MAAAETPLTGVAWAAAPEAVPAGWTAITVTVEGAAANLGKGFGHKSGGYLCVSTGGGQAAAGPVVTDVVVLSDRSPQPPGYTRAPEFPEPRTGISRKKRLYVKLSPVDAAETAVVDVQLSAKSKALPQYMKIGEMGNFAIWCKKGPVLKRSPPPVPKPRSISAGLRHLSLQSSDSDQKSPPARCSIKRAAQHEALYDASNIYGLSAMDGVPFTLHPKFESKLSSGSNAILADLNVKSLADIEKEYNYAFVVERTAAARLPPGVC from the exons atggcggcggcggagACTCCGCTCACCGGCGTAGCCTGGGCCGCCGCGCCCGAGGCGGTCCCCGCTGGCTGGACGGCG ATCACCGTTACCGTGGAGGGCGCGGCGGCCAACCTGGGCAAGGGCTTCGGGCACAAGAGCGGCGGGTACCTCTGCGTGAGCACCGGCGGAGGCCAG gcggctgcggggccggtgGTGACCGACGTTGTGGTACTGAGCGACcggagcccgcagcccccgggctaCACCCGCGCCCCCGAGTTCCCGGAGCCTC GAACCGGCATCTCCCGGAAAAAACGGCTCTACGTGAAGCTGTCGCCGGTGGACGCCGCCGAGACGGCCGTGGTGGACGTGCAGCTGAGCGCCAAGAGCAAAGCGCTCCCCCAGTACATGAAAATCGG ggaAATGGGTAATTTTGCCATCTGGTGTAAAAAAGGGCCGGTTTTGAAACGCAGCCCCCCACCCGTCCCCAAGCCCCGCAGCATCAGCGCCGGCCTGAGGCACCTCTCGCTCCAGTCCTCGGACTCGGATCAAAA GTCGCCCCCGGCTCGCTGCAGCATCAAGCGCGCGGCTCAGCACGAAGCCCTTTACGACGCCTCCAACATCTACGGCCTCTCGG CGATGGACGGGGTCCCCTTCACGCTGCACCCCAAGTTCGAGAGCAAGCTCAGTTCCGGCAGCAAC gctattCTTGCAGACCTCAACGTTAAATCGCTCGCCGATATCGAGAAAGAG taCAATTACGCTTTCGTAGTGGAACGAACGGCGGCCGCCAGGCTCCCACCCGGCGTTTGTTAG
- the DSN1 gene encoding kinetochore-associated protein DSN1 homolog isoform X2: MAESPGAGAAASARPSEERSPGAASPAAEGAVSESDPREKKTDPEQFLTPPDVTAVSKKNVSSHETTGVSVRKRSQESPSLGKSPVGPSPKRLSPWRSSPRKDHALNSFNLSPRQLSTTPQAKRRSWCRSSLKGTKRRKSLPPVHQDVTELSKSISLDLPEVDRLSTLLLSSFQFSAQKFEHILKQTDGFSPEAFKANVDSVSEDLKRHMQKLKRDGTLKSCVEDPKGILLDSALDESVAQVKECIARFTAECQSWDQLLLRYQESAEEMSRRLEGCRRDGGRAEPLQHLQTSQAHVLRTKPDYQQILDAQGEVLSCMELLDELQQAVKLLQAFSEDSRQYLRRLSEQLATRTFQQLENSPVRKLIAPPPRETPPAEG; this comes from the exons ATGGCGGAGTCCCCGGGCGCCGGCGCCGCCGCCTCAGCGCGGCCGTCGGAGGAG cGTTCCCCCGGCGCAGCCAGCCCGGCGGCCGAAGGTGCGGTGTCAG AATCTGAtcccagagagaaaaaaacagatcCTGAGCAATTCCTAACACCACCTGACGTAACTGCTGTTAGCAAGAAGAACGTTAGTTCCCATGAGACAACCGGAGTGTCTGTGaggaaaaggtcccaggaaagtcCCAGCCTCGGGAAGAGCCCCGTCGGACCCAGCCCCAAGCGGCTGTCTCCCTGGAGAAGCAGTCCCAGGAAAGACCATGCCTTGAATTCTTTTAACTTGTCCCCGAGACAGCTCAGCACCACTCCTCAAGCCAAGCGGCGCTCTTGGTGTCGCTCGAGCCTGAAGGGGACGAAACGCCGAAAATCTCTGCCTCCTGTTCACCAAGACGTCACCG aattaagCAAATCAATTAGCCTGGATTTGCCAGAGGTAGACCGGCTTTCCACGCTGCTGCTGTCCAGTTTCCAG TTTTCTGCACAGAAATTCGAACACATCTTGAAGCAAACTGACGGCTTTAGCCCCGAGGCTTTCAAAGCGAACG TGGACTCGGTTTCCGAAGACCTGAAGCGACACATGCAGAAGCTGAAGCGAGACGGAACGCTGAAGAGCTGCGTAGAAGACCCTAAAGG GATTTTACTGGACTCGGCTTTGGATGAGTCAGTGGCCCAAGTGAAGGAGTGCATTGCCAG GTTCACTGCCGAGTGTCAGTCCTGGGATCAGCTTTTACTGCGCTACCAGGAGAGCGCCGAGGAAATGTCCAG GCGGCTGGAGGGGTGCAGGCGCGACGGCGGCCGGGCAGagcccctccagcacctccagacCTCCCAGGCCCACGTCCTGCGCACCAAACCCGACTACCAGCAGATCCTGGACGCGCagggggaggtgctgagctgCATGGAGCTG CTCGATGAACTCCAGCAAGCGGTGAAGCTGCTGCAGGCCTTCAGCGAGGACAGCCGGCAGTACTTGCGGCGCCTGTCGGAGCAGCTCG CCACCAGGAccttccagcagctggagaacTCCCCCGTGCGCAAGCTGATCGCCCCGCCGCCCAGGGAGACGCCGCCGGCGGAGGGTTGA
- the DSN1 gene encoding kinetochore-associated protein DSN1 homolog isoform X1, protein MAESPGAGAAASARPSEERSPGAASPAAEGAVSESDPREKKTDPEQFLTPPDVTAVSKKNVSSHETTGVSVRKRSQESPSLGKSPVGPSPKRLSPWRSSPRKDHALNSFNLSPRQLSTTPQAKRRSWCRSSLKGTKRRKSLPPVHQDVTELSKSISLDLPEVDRLSTLLLSSFQFSAQKFEHILKQTDGFSPEAFKANVDSVSEDLKRHMQKLKRDGTLKSCVEDPKGILLDSALDESVAQVKECIARFTAECQSWDQLLLRYQESAEEMSRRLEGCRRDGGRAEPLQHLQTSQAHVLRTKPDYQQILDAQGEVLSCMELVLDELQQAVKLLQAFSEDSRQYLRRLSEQLATRTFQQLENSPVRKLIAPPPRETPPAEG, encoded by the exons ATGGCGGAGTCCCCGGGCGCCGGCGCCGCCGCCTCAGCGCGGCCGTCGGAGGAG cGTTCCCCCGGCGCAGCCAGCCCGGCGGCCGAAGGTGCGGTGTCAG AATCTGAtcccagagagaaaaaaacagatcCTGAGCAATTCCTAACACCACCTGACGTAACTGCTGTTAGCAAGAAGAACGTTAGTTCCCATGAGACAACCGGAGTGTCTGTGaggaaaaggtcccaggaaagtcCCAGCCTCGGGAAGAGCCCCGTCGGACCCAGCCCCAAGCGGCTGTCTCCCTGGAGAAGCAGTCCCAGGAAAGACCATGCCTTGAATTCTTTTAACTTGTCCCCGAGACAGCTCAGCACCACTCCTCAAGCCAAGCGGCGCTCTTGGTGTCGCTCGAGCCTGAAGGGGACGAAACGCCGAAAATCTCTGCCTCCTGTTCACCAAGACGTCACCG aattaagCAAATCAATTAGCCTGGATTTGCCAGAGGTAGACCGGCTTTCCACGCTGCTGCTGTCCAGTTTCCAG TTTTCTGCACAGAAATTCGAACACATCTTGAAGCAAACTGACGGCTTTAGCCCCGAGGCTTTCAAAGCGAACG TGGACTCGGTTTCCGAAGACCTGAAGCGACACATGCAGAAGCTGAAGCGAGACGGAACGCTGAAGAGCTGCGTAGAAGACCCTAAAGG GATTTTACTGGACTCGGCTTTGGATGAGTCAGTGGCCCAAGTGAAGGAGTGCATTGCCAG GTTCACTGCCGAGTGTCAGTCCTGGGATCAGCTTTTACTGCGCTACCAGGAGAGCGCCGAGGAAATGTCCAG GCGGCTGGAGGGGTGCAGGCGCGACGGCGGCCGGGCAGagcccctccagcacctccagacCTCCCAGGCCCACGTCCTGCGCACCAAACCCGACTACCAGCAGATCCTGGACGCGCagggggaggtgctgagctgCATGGAGCTGGTG CTCGATGAACTCCAGCAAGCGGTGAAGCTGCTGCAGGCCTTCAGCGAGGACAGCCGGCAGTACTTGCGGCGCCTGTCGGAGCAGCTCG CCACCAGGAccttccagcagctggagaacTCCCCCGTGCGCAAGCTGATCGCCCCGCCGCCCAGGGAGACGCCGCCGGCGGAGGGTTGA
- the PBX4 gene encoding pre-B-cell leukemia transcription factor 4 isoform X2 yields MEDPSRLLAAAAAHGAGVTLPGGIPPPPPPAAGDPAAAPPPGPPPAPPAHHDTGDVLQQIMAITDQSLDEAQARKHALNCHRMKPALFSVLCEIKEKTVLSIRGIQEEDPPDAQLMRLDNMLLAEGVSGPEKRGRGGPMAVAATSGGCPNDNSIEHSDYRAKLSQIRQIYHSELEKYEQACSEFTTHVMNLLREQSRTRPISPKEIERMVNIIHGKFSTIQMQLKQSTCEAVMILRSRFLDARRKRRNFSKQATEVLNEYFYSHLSNPYPSEEAKEELAKKGGITVSQVSNWFGNKRIRYKKNMGKFQEEANIYAAKTAVDATNVVAQGNQANSPSTPNSASSGSFKMTNSGDSFINLQSLTSYQSSPVGANVQSQMDSLHHVIHQTGRYDTIVGNPLYTTQRIDANGSWQDATTPSSITSPAGDPGSVNSDASN; encoded by the exons atgGAGGACCCGTCGcggctgctggcggcggcggcggcgcacgGAGCCGGGGTGACCCTGCCCGGCGGAAtcccgccgccccctccgcccgccgccggggaTCCGGCTGCCGCGCCCCCACCGGGGCCGCCGCCTGCTCCTCCCGCGCATCACGACACCGGCGACGTCCTGCAGCAGATCATGGCTATCACCGACCAGAGCCTGGATGAGGCCCAGGCCAG AAAACACGCCTTGAACTGCCACAGAATGAAGCCGGCTCTTTTCAGCGTGCTGTGTGAGATCAAGGAGAAAACAG TGTTAAGTATTCGCGGTATTCAGGAAGAAGATCCCCCAGATGCTCAACTAATGAGACTAGATAACATGTTGCTGGCGGAGGGTGTCTCCGGGCCcgagaaaagaggaagaggaggaccgATGGCTGTAGCAGCAACATCAGGTGGCTGTCCAAATGACAATAGCATTGAACACTCTGACTACAGGGCCAAGCTGTCACAGATCCGACAGATATACCACTCTGAGCTAGAGAAATATGAACAG GCCTGCAGCGAGTTCACCACCCACGTTATGAACCTGCTTAGGGAGCAGAGCCGAACAAGGCCGATTTCGCCAAAAGAAATCGAGCGGATGGTGAACATCATCCACGGCAAATTCAGCACCATCCAGATGCAGCTGAAGCAGAGCACGTGCGAGGCAGTGATGATCCTGCGCTCGCGCTTCCTTGACGCAAG GCGTAAACGACGTAACTTCAGCAAACAGGCAACGGAAGTActgaatgaatatttttattcGCATCTGAGTAATCCTTACCCCAGTGAAGAGGCCAAAGAAGAGCTAGCAAAGAAAGGCGGCATCACAGTTTCACAG GTTTCCAACTGGTTTGGTAACAAAAGAATTCGATACAAAAAAAACATGGGGAAGTTCCAAGAAGAAGCCAATATTTACGCTGCAAAAACAGCAGTGGATGCAACTAATGTCGTGGCTCAAGGCAAccaggcaaattctccatctacACCAAATTCAG cttcctctggCTCTTTTAAGATGACAAATTCCGGAGATTCGTTTATAAACTTGCAGTCATTGACTTCCTACCAGAGCTCCCCAGTGGGAGCCAATGTGCAGTCACAG ATGGATTCCTTACACCACGTCATACACCAGACGGGAAGATACGACACGATTGTGGGGAATCCTTTGTATACGACGCAGCGCATAGAT GCTAATGGCAGCTGGCAGGATGCTACCACCCCTTCATCAATCACTTCACCTGCCGGAGACCCTGGAAGTGTTAATTCGGATGCGTCTAATTAA
- the PBX4 gene encoding pre-B-cell leukemia transcription factor 4 isoform X1 — translation MEDPSRLLAAAAAHGAGVTLPGGIPPPPPPAAGDPAAAPPPGPPPAPPAHHDTGDVLQQIMAITDQSLDEAQARKHALNCHRMKPALFSVLCEIKEKTVLSIRGIQEEDPPDAQLMRLDNMLLAEGVSGPEKRGRGGPMAVAATSGGCPNDNSIEHSDYRAKLSQIRQIYHSELEKYEQACSEFTTHVMNLLREQSRTRPISPKEIERMVNIIHGKFSTIQMQLKQSTCEAVMILRSRFLDARRKRRNFSKQATEVLNEYFYSHLSNPYPSEEAKEELAKKGGITVSQVSNWFGNKRIRYKKNMGKFQEEANIYAAKTAVDATNVVAQGNQANSPSTPNSASSGSFKMTNSGDSFINLQSLTSYQSSPVGANVQSQMDSLHHVIHQTGRYDTIVGNPLYTTQRIDVRCTEANGSWQDATTPSSITSPAGDPGSVNSDASN, via the exons atgGAGGACCCGTCGcggctgctggcggcggcggcggcgcacgGAGCCGGGGTGACCCTGCCCGGCGGAAtcccgccgccccctccgcccgccgccggggaTCCGGCTGCCGCGCCCCCACCGGGGCCGCCGCCTGCTCCTCCCGCGCATCACGACACCGGCGACGTCCTGCAGCAGATCATGGCTATCACCGACCAGAGCCTGGATGAGGCCCAGGCCAG AAAACACGCCTTGAACTGCCACAGAATGAAGCCGGCTCTTTTCAGCGTGCTGTGTGAGATCAAGGAGAAAACAG TGTTAAGTATTCGCGGTATTCAGGAAGAAGATCCCCCAGATGCTCAACTAATGAGACTAGATAACATGTTGCTGGCGGAGGGTGTCTCCGGGCCcgagaaaagaggaagaggaggaccgATGGCTGTAGCAGCAACATCAGGTGGCTGTCCAAATGACAATAGCATTGAACACTCTGACTACAGGGCCAAGCTGTCACAGATCCGACAGATATACCACTCTGAGCTAGAGAAATATGAACAG GCCTGCAGCGAGTTCACCACCCACGTTATGAACCTGCTTAGGGAGCAGAGCCGAACAAGGCCGATTTCGCCAAAAGAAATCGAGCGGATGGTGAACATCATCCACGGCAAATTCAGCACCATCCAGATGCAGCTGAAGCAGAGCACGTGCGAGGCAGTGATGATCCTGCGCTCGCGCTTCCTTGACGCAAG GCGTAAACGACGTAACTTCAGCAAACAGGCAACGGAAGTActgaatgaatatttttattcGCATCTGAGTAATCCTTACCCCAGTGAAGAGGCCAAAGAAGAGCTAGCAAAGAAAGGCGGCATCACAGTTTCACAG GTTTCCAACTGGTTTGGTAACAAAAGAATTCGATACAAAAAAAACATGGGGAAGTTCCAAGAAGAAGCCAATATTTACGCTGCAAAAACAGCAGTGGATGCAACTAATGTCGTGGCTCAAGGCAAccaggcaaattctccatctacACCAAATTCAG cttcctctggCTCTTTTAAGATGACAAATTCCGGAGATTCGTTTATAAACTTGCAGTCATTGACTTCCTACCAGAGCTCCCCAGTGGGAGCCAATGTGCAGTCACAG ATGGATTCCTTACACCACGTCATACACCAGACGGGAAGATACGACACGATTGTGGGGAATCCTTTGTATACGACGCAGCGCATAGATGTAAGATGTACTGAG GCTAATGGCAGCTGGCAGGATGCTACCACCCCTTCATCAATCACTTCACCTGCCGGAGACCCTGGAAGTGTTAATTCGGATGCGTCTAATTAA
- the PBX4 gene encoding pre-B-cell leukemia transcription factor 4 isoform X3, which yields MKPALFSVLCEIKEKTVLSIRGIQEEDPPDAQLMRLDNMLLAEGVSGPEKRGRGGPMAVAATSGGCPNDNSIEHSDYRAKLSQIRQIYHSELEKYEQACSEFTTHVMNLLREQSRTRPISPKEIERMVNIIHGKFSTIQMQLKQSTCEAVMILRSRFLDARRKRRNFSKQATEVLNEYFYSHLSNPYPSEEAKEELAKKGGITVSQVSNWFGNKRIRYKKNMGKFQEEANIYAAKTAVDATNVVAQGNQANSPSTPNSASSGSFKMTNSGDSFINLQSLTSYQSSPVGANVQSQMDSLHHVIHQTGRYDTIVGNPLYTTQRIDVRCTEANGSWQDATTPSSITSPAGDPGSVNSDASN from the exons ATGAAGCCGGCTCTTTTCAGCGTGCTGTGTGAGATCAAGGAGAAAACAG TGTTAAGTATTCGCGGTATTCAGGAAGAAGATCCCCCAGATGCTCAACTAATGAGACTAGATAACATGTTGCTGGCGGAGGGTGTCTCCGGGCCcgagaaaagaggaagaggaggaccgATGGCTGTAGCAGCAACATCAGGTGGCTGTCCAAATGACAATAGCATTGAACACTCTGACTACAGGGCCAAGCTGTCACAGATCCGACAGATATACCACTCTGAGCTAGAGAAATATGAACAG GCCTGCAGCGAGTTCACCACCCACGTTATGAACCTGCTTAGGGAGCAGAGCCGAACAAGGCCGATTTCGCCAAAAGAAATCGAGCGGATGGTGAACATCATCCACGGCAAATTCAGCACCATCCAGATGCAGCTGAAGCAGAGCACGTGCGAGGCAGTGATGATCCTGCGCTCGCGCTTCCTTGACGCAAG GCGTAAACGACGTAACTTCAGCAAACAGGCAACGGAAGTActgaatgaatatttttattcGCATCTGAGTAATCCTTACCCCAGTGAAGAGGCCAAAGAAGAGCTAGCAAAGAAAGGCGGCATCACAGTTTCACAG GTTTCCAACTGGTTTGGTAACAAAAGAATTCGATACAAAAAAAACATGGGGAAGTTCCAAGAAGAAGCCAATATTTACGCTGCAAAAACAGCAGTGGATGCAACTAATGTCGTGGCTCAAGGCAAccaggcaaattctccatctacACCAAATTCAG cttcctctggCTCTTTTAAGATGACAAATTCCGGAGATTCGTTTATAAACTTGCAGTCATTGACTTCCTACCAGAGCTCCCCAGTGGGAGCCAATGTGCAGTCACAG ATGGATTCCTTACACCACGTCATACACCAGACGGGAAGATACGACACGATTGTGGGGAATCCTTTGTATACGACGCAGCGCATAGATGTAAGATGTACTGAG GCTAATGGCAGCTGGCAGGATGCTACCACCCCTTCATCAATCACTTCACCTGCCGGAGACCCTGGAAGTGTTAATTCGGATGCGTCTAATTAA